The following proteins are co-located in the Doryrhamphus excisus isolate RoL2022-K1 chromosome 15, RoL_Dexc_1.0, whole genome shotgun sequence genome:
- the LOC131103668 gene encoding metalloproteinase inhibitor 2-like: MMSCTVKCLMLPMVLLFVWRLQEVAQACSCIREHPQMSFCQADVVIKATVLARKDVGGFDKPRMYTIKQDKMFKGPNRDFDVICTAASSAACGVNLNNGVQYLLSGRLAPDGSLHVGLCNFFAPWDSLSTCEKTNFIYRYRKGCDCKITPCYAVPCRITTPAECLWTDFLTNTGEMEQTRHSACLKRSDGSCAWFKENASPKQGVKDSQRG; this comes from the exons ATGATGAGTTGTACGGTGAAGTGTTTGATGCTCCCCATGGTGCTGCTGTTTGTGTGGCGACTACAGGAAGTAGCCCAAGCCTGCTCGTGTATACGTGAGCATCCGCAGATGTCGTTTTGCCAAGCAGACGTCG TCATCAAGGCAACGGTGCTGGCAAGGAAGGATGTTGGTGGCTTTGACAAACCCAGGATGTATACCATCAAACAGGACAAG ATGTTCAAGGGTCCTAACAGGGATTTTGATGTCATCTGCACTGCAGCCTCCTCTGCAGCCTGTGGGGTGAATCTGAACAATGGTGTACAATATCTTctgtcag GCAGACTGGCACCTGATGGGTCTCTGCATGTTGGACTGTGTAACTTCTTTGCACCCTGGGACAGCCTGAGTACCTGCGAAAAGACCAACTTTATATATCGCTATCGTAAGGGCTGTGATTGCAAG ATCACTCCCTGCTACGCCGTCCCGTGCAGGATCACCACCCCAGCTGAGTGCTTATGGACCGACTTCCTGACAAACACGGGCGAAATGGAGCAGACCAGACATTCCGCTTGTCTGAAGAGAAGCGATGGTTCTTGTGCCTGGTTCAAGGAGAACGCCTCGCCCAAACAGGGCGTCAAGGACTCTCAAAGGGGTTAA